TGGATAATGGTTTTTTAAAGCTTATTGATTTTATGGGAGATGATAAGAGAATAGTTGATGCTGCAAGGATTTCTTATCGAGGAGATAGTGTTAAAAGGAAAGATGAGGAACTTATTGACTATTTGATAAGAAATGGGCATACAAGTCCATTGGAGCAGGTAGTTTTTACATTTCATGTTAAAGCTCCAATATTTATTGCAAGGCAATGGATGAGGCACAGAACCGCAAGGATTAATGAAGCTTCTGGATGTTATAGCTTGGCAAGAAAGGAATTTTATATTCCCTTAGAAGAAGATTCAAAGTGTCAAATTCTCAGAAATAACCAACCTAAAAGAGAGTTTGATTCTTTTGAAAAAGGTTTATCAGATAAAATCAAACATCATCAAGAACATTCTTATAAGCTTTATCAAGATATGGTCAATTCTAATATTCCAAAAGAACTTGCAAGAATAGTTTTGCCCTTAAGTTTATATACTGAATGGTACTGGCAAATTGATTTAAATAATCTTTTCCATTTTATTAAATTGCGATTAGCTTTGGATAGTCCAAAAGAAATTAAAGAGAATTCGCCAAAAGAAATGCGAGAATATGCTAAAGCATTAATAAGTATAGTAAGAAAAAT
The window above is part of the Borreliella garinii genome. Proteins encoded here:
- the thyX gene encoding FAD-dependent thymidylate synthase produces the protein MNKEYKILDNGFLKLIDFMGDDKRIVDAARISYRGDSVKRKDEELIDYLIRNGHTSPLEQVVFTFHVKAPIFIARQWMRHRTARINEASGCYSLARKEFYIPLEEDSKCQILRNNQPKREFDSFEKGLSDKIKHHQEHSYKLYQDMVNSNIPKELARIVLPLSLYTEWYWQIDLNNLFHFIKLRLALDSPKEIKENSPKEMREYAKALISIVRKIVPISFNSFENHFLRGKRFSHEEIMAIVSALDLNKLSMDAKKLDLLKDKLGID